In one window of Desulforhabdus amnigena DNA:
- a CDS encoding pilin, translated as MLVKMRESKGFTLVELMIVVAIVGILAAVAVPYYQRYVAKSKLTRYIFPGMHMLQTNITTKFAVSEIFSNTIPGITDADTRYMKSVNFSATSKQLTIVMTAGPSDMMKAFAGRTLITKASVVGTGKLVWRFDSNGAPLADELGLK; from the coding sequence ATGTTAGTGAAAATGCGCGAAAGCAAGGGTTTTACCCTGGTGGAATTGATGATCGTCGTGGCCATCGTCGGTATTCTGGCTGCCGTTGCAGTACCTTATTATCAAAGGTATGTTGCGAAGTCCAAGCTTACCCGCTACATATTTCCCGGCATGCATATGCTTCAAACAAATATCACTACCAAGTTTGCTGTAAGTGAAATTTTTTCCAATACCATACCTGGTATAACCGATGCAGATACTAGATACATGAAATCGGTAAACTTCAGTGCAACTTCCAAGCAACTGACAATTGTTATGACTGCAGGGCCAAGCGATATGATGAAAGCGTTTGCAGGTAGAACCCTCATAACTAAAGCAAGTGTGGTTGGTACAGGGAAATTAGTATGGAGATTTGACTCCAATGGTGCACCATTGGCAGATGAGCTTGGTTTAAAATAA
- the lspA gene encoding signal peptidase II: MTFLTFIVGAVVFLDQFTKLLVLRYLPLHSGKEVIPGFFNLVHTRNTGAAFSLLAGMPSFWRQTFFVGMTLLIVAMLFFAYRKVRSGDVWGRAAYSLIIGGALGNLVDRLRLNEVVDFLDVYVGSYHWPAFNVADSAISVGAVMLLISLVRGK; the protein is encoded by the coding sequence ATGACTTTCCTTACTTTTATCGTTGGGGCCGTTGTCTTCCTGGACCAGTTCACCAAGCTGCTCGTCCTGCGGTATCTGCCCCTTCACTCGGGCAAAGAAGTGATCCCGGGGTTTTTCAACCTGGTCCATACCCGCAACACAGGAGCTGCCTTCAGCCTGCTTGCGGGCATGCCCTCCTTCTGGCGTCAAACGTTTTTCGTGGGAATGACCCTCCTCATTGTGGCGATGCTTTTCTTTGCCTATCGCAAGGTGAGAAGCGGCGACGTGTGGGGCAGGGCGGCTTACTCGCTCATCATCGGAGGCGCCCTGGGAAACCTGGTGGACCGGCTGCGGTTGAATGAAGTGGTGGATTTCCTGGATGTCTATGTGGGTTCGTACCACTGGCCCGCCTTCAATGTCGCGGACAGCGCCATCAGCGTGGGAGCGGTCATGCTGCTCATTTCCCTCGTTCGAGGCAAATGA
- a CDS encoding glycosyltransferase family 2 protein, translating to MKFSIIIPAYNSEITLPALLNSLKKQTYEKDFEIIVVDDCSTDGTCGACHAWEIQPWRLKKNRGPAHCRNLGARRAKGDVLIFTDSDCIVAYDWLEQIERCFAQGDAEVIMGKLVLLPSNFLGDSISALGFPAGGALGFEKVWKVSEDGFTNSLSSCNFAIKRELFEDVGGFDECFPYAGGEDSFLAYSLVQSGYRIKYCPQVLAYHVASDSLKSFLRWQFHRGLSSFIFSKKVTGKRNFASLRLWSTLNIIKHYHSDSKFPLIVFLLLMSFLVQMSGFFCAKYREIIPCEC from the coding sequence TTGAAATTCTCTATCATCATACCAGCCTATAATTCAGAGATCACTCTGCCGGCGCTGCTGAATTCTCTCAAAAAACAAACCTACGAGAAAGATTTTGAAATCATTGTTGTGGACGATTGCTCAACAGATGGCACTTGTGGCGCCTGCCATGCGTGGGAGATCCAGCCGTGGCGGCTGAAAAAAAACCGTGGTCCCGCACATTGCAGAAACCTTGGAGCGCGCAGAGCCAAAGGGGATGTACTGATTTTTACGGACAGTGACTGTATTGTGGCATATGACTGGCTTGAGCAAATCGAGCGCTGTTTTGCTCAGGGAGATGCAGAGGTGATCATGGGCAAGTTGGTGCTCTTGCCGTCCAATTTCTTGGGAGATTCCATCTCCGCACTCGGTTTTCCCGCCGGGGGCGCTTTAGGTTTTGAAAAAGTGTGGAAGGTTTCGGAGGATGGATTCACCAACAGCCTCAGTTCCTGTAACTTCGCCATCAAAAGGGAACTGTTCGAAGATGTTGGCGGGTTTGATGAGTGTTTTCCCTATGCCGGGGGAGAGGACAGTTTTCTGGCTTATTCCCTGGTCCAGTCAGGCTACAGAATCAAGTATTGCCCGCAGGTACTCGCCTATCATGTTGCCAGTGACTCCTTGAAAAGCTTTTTGAGGTGGCAGTTCCATAGGGGGCTCAGCAGCTTCATTTTTTCAAAAAAGGTTACCGGAAAACGGAACTTCGCTTCCCTGCGTCTCTGGTCCACCTTGAACATAATCAAGCACTATCATTCAGACAGTAAATTCCCTTTGATTGTTTTTTTGCTTCTGATGAGCTTTCTTGTGCAGATGTCCGGCTTTTTCTGTGCGAAGTATAGGGAGATCATTCCATGCGAGTGTTGA